A window of the Lagopus muta isolate bLagMut1 chromosome 1, bLagMut1 primary, whole genome shotgun sequence genome harbors these coding sequences:
- the GPR19 gene encoding probable G-protein coupled receptor 19, whose amino-acid sequence MLWNRAQAGDMTVMFDHSTDNNNVSFVLPTLLLLLQNKSYPKTSLPAADHEMTESPQEPRPSKNRTVLQYELKPGEIVSASMVFGVLWIISIFGNSLVCLVIHRSRRTQSTTNYFVVSMACADLLISVGSAPFVLLQFTAGRWTLGNAMCKLVRYIQYFTPGVQIYVLLSICVDRFYTIVYPLSFKVSREKAKKMIVAAWIFDLAFTSPVFFFYGSNEDDHCNFFLPGSWEGAIYSIIHLLVVFLTPSILIILFYQKVIKYIWRIGTDGRTVRRTMNIVPRTKVKTIKMFLMLNLVFLLSWLPFHVIQLWHPEETDYRKSSLVFMAITWISFSSSASKPTLYSVYNANFRRGMKETFCMSSMKCYRSNAYTITTSSRIAKKNYVGISEIPAPAKTVTKDSIYHSFNREAKEKKLAWPIHSNPPNTFV is encoded by the exons ATGCTTTGGAACAG AGCCCAAGCAGGAGACATGACTGTCATGTTTGACCATAGTACGGACAACAACAACGTTTCTTTTGTTCTCCCTACATTattgcttctgctgcagaacaaaAGCTACCCCAAGAcctcccttcctgcagctgaCCATGAGATGACAGAGTCACCCCAGGAGCCCAGGCCAAGCAAGAACCGCACTGTCTTGCAGTATGAGTTGAAGCCAGGGGAAATTGTATCAGCCAGCATGGTTTTTGGAGTACTGTGGATAATTTCCATCTTTGGAAACTCCCTCGTTTGCTTAGTGATCCACAGGAGCAGGAGGACGCAATCAACCACCAACTATTTTGTTGTCTCCATGGCTTGTGCAGATCTTCTCATCAGTGTTGGAAGTGCACCATTTGTGCTGCTTCAGTTTACAGCAGGCAGGTGGACACTGGGGAATGCGATGTGCAAACTGGTAAGGTATATTCAGTATTTCACTCCCGGAGTCCAGATATATGTGCTCCTCTCCATATGTGTGGATCGATTCTACACTATTGTCTACCCACTGAGCTTCAAGGTGTCAAGAGAGAAAGCCAAGAAAATGATTGTAGCAGCTTGGATCTTTGATCTTGCATTTACATCACCcgttttctttttctatggCTCCAATGAGGATGACCATTGCAACTTTTTTCTCCCAGGTTCTTGGGAAGGAGCCATCTACAGTATTATCCATCTCTTGGTGGTGTTTTTGACCCCATCCATCCTCATTATCCTATTCTACCAAAAGGTCATTAAGTACATTTGGAGAATAGGCACTGATGGCAGGACTGTTAGAAGAACAATGAATATTGTCCCAAGAACGAAAGTGAAAACAATCAAGATGTTCTTAATGTTAAATTTAGTGTTTCTCCTGTCCTGGCTCCCATTTCATGTGATACAACTGTGGCACCCAGAGGAAACAGACTACAGAAAAAGTTCCTTGGTTTTCATGGCTATCACATGGAtctctttcagttcttcagcttcTAAGCCAACCCTGTATTCAGTGTACAATGCAAACTTCAGAAGAGGGATGAAAGAAACGTTTTGCATGTCCTCCATGAAATGCTACAGAAGCAATGCATACACCATCACCACCAGCTCAaggatagcaaaaaaaaattatgtcgGGATCTCAGAAATCCCAGCACCAGCCAAAACTGTAACCAAAGACTCAATCTATCATTCATTTAacagagaagcaaaagaaaaaaagcttgcCTGGCCTATTCATTCAAATCCTCCAAATACATTTGTCTAA